From the Octadecabacter antarcticus 307 genome, one window contains:
- a CDS encoding SEL1-like repeat protein, whose protein sequence is MTKKLEVKPMGVLYGVTVVGIYAALLALGTSLAADNTDDAQDGFHEAVNAVKDKDFALATDLFSVLAEQDDHDAQFNLAILLQSGQGMPQNFTLALEWAFMAKLGGVEPAVDLSETLMGKVLPSTQTEVAMRIDEHLQERLAGGERAAIMQYVAFNRTKYANPDLETAYIWSLIGAALSVNGAAEVRDEIEGNLETRVILPAQDAARKMFSEQNMVTLFQ, encoded by the coding sequence ATGACTAAGAAGCTAGAAGTGAAACCGATGGGGGTCCTGTACGGGGTTACGGTTGTCGGGATATATGCGGCATTACTAGCTCTCGGAACTAGTCTTGCCGCGGACAACACAGATGATGCGCAAGATGGTTTTCATGAAGCTGTCAATGCCGTGAAGGACAAGGATTTTGCCCTTGCAACAGATTTGTTTTCAGTACTTGCAGAGCAAGATGACCATGACGCACAGTTCAACCTCGCTATTTTGCTCCAGTCCGGCCAAGGCATGCCACAAAACTTCACGCTTGCACTTGAATGGGCCTTTATGGCAAAACTCGGCGGTGTTGAGCCCGCCGTAGACTTGTCAGAAACGCTGATGGGAAAAGTACTTCCCAGTACGCAGACGGAGGTCGCTATGCGGATTGACGAACATCTTCAAGAAAGGTTGGCTGGAGGAGAGCGTGCTGCTATTATGCAATATGTGGCGTTCAATCGCACAAAATATGCAAATCCTGATCTAGAGACGGCCTATATCTGGTCCTTGATAGGTGCTGCGCTGAGTGTCAACGGAGCAGCCGAGGTTCGCGATGAAATCGAAGGCAATCTAGAAACACGTGTAATTTTGCCTGCACAAGACGCTGCGCGGAAGATGTTTTCAGAACAAAATATGGTAACGTTGTTTCAGTAA
- a CDS encoding flgM-like regulatory protein encodes MVDVSQNLTGTITGTKVPELNPIATVSLSHGNVVDSAALGTAAPVNPVSSVDRPAIEVNSAATEVLDSMKNLPPPVDIEAVDRIRESISLNDYPIDLDKVAQTLAAAFDVLR; translated from the coding sequence ATGGTTGATGTTTCACAAAATCTTACTGGTACGATCACAGGTACTAAAGTACCAGAATTAAACCCAATCGCCACAGTGAGCCTGTCCCATGGTAACGTGGTAGATAGCGCTGCTCTTGGCACGGCGGCGCCAGTCAATCCAGTCTCCTCTGTCGATCGCCCTGCGATTGAAGTAAACTCTGCTGCGACAGAGGTGCTTGATTCTATGAAAAACTTACCACCCCCAGTTGATATTGAAGCGGTAGATCGTATTCGTGAGTCAATCAGTTTAAATGATTATCCGATTGATCTGGATAAAGTCGCTCAAACCCTGGCAGCGGCTTTTGACGTGCTACGCTGA
- the flgA gene encoding flagellar basal body P-ring formation chaperone FlgA, translating to MTFISSDMIQLLLILIMVPFALIAQEQAAARVVTGQEVQDVVIERLANAGEVSAPNVMPEKKFYACDAPLEVEPAFGGWRSVTVRCPSPVTWSILVRAQVQGAIALIPEASQGYTTQAVFLRRPLRGGDRIQVEDLELRPIAPLSSSSVYNALEDVVGRVLVQSLSPRVPVMPRHLERDWAVDLGDVVSLRVVRGGTEIETFGVALESGQIGDKIRIENRSSGRELIGHIGPGGIIQVLF from the coding sequence ATGACATTTATTTCTTCTGATATGATACAACTACTCCTTATTCTGATTATGGTTCCATTTGCGCTGATTGCGCAGGAGCAAGCGGCTGCGCGCGTTGTAACCGGACAAGAGGTTCAGGATGTGGTTATCGAACGACTTGCCAATGCTGGTGAGGTTTCTGCACCAAACGTTATGCCGGAAAAGAAATTTTATGCATGTGACGCCCCACTAGAGGTAGAGCCTGCCTTTGGTGGCTGGCGCAGTGTTACAGTGCGCTGCCCTTCCCCAGTAACATGGTCAATTTTAGTCCGCGCCCAAGTGCAAGGCGCTATCGCCCTCATACCAGAAGCATCGCAGGGGTACACTACACAGGCTGTTTTTCTGCGCCGTCCCTTGCGTGGCGGTGACCGTATTCAAGTGGAGGATCTGGAATTACGTCCCATTGCCCCCCTGAGTTCCAGTAGCGTTTACAACGCACTAGAGGACGTTGTTGGCCGGGTTTTGGTGCAGTCTCTTTCCCCTCGCGTACCAGTTATGCCTCGCCATTTAGAGCGTGATTGGGCTGTTGATCTTGGTGACGTGGTCTCCTTGCGTGTGGTACGTGGTGGGACCGAAATTGAAACCTTTGGTGTAGCATTGGAATCTGGACAAATTGGTGATAAAATTAGAATAGAGAACAGGAGCAGTGGCCGAGAGTTGATTGGCCACATCGGTCCTGGCGGAATAATTCAAGTTTTGTTCTAA
- a CDS encoding type IV pilus assembly protein FimV, with the protein MRFSCIILLLAAIPILPMVAQAGEPMVFLYTTNSPEANSEGQGIRHVITRGETLLGVLRQHYGVLGDTQHSIEQVVADNQQAFRQGNANLMIAGQTLILRQHDVELPQSDDIYFF; encoded by the coding sequence ATGCGATTTTCATGCATTATCCTTTTACTTGCCGCTATACCCATTTTGCCGATGGTTGCGCAAGCAGGAGAGCCTATGGTGTTTTTGTATACGACAAACAGCCCAGAGGCGAACTCTGAGGGGCAGGGAATTCGTCATGTCATCACACGTGGCGAAACTCTTCTTGGCGTTTTGCGGCAACACTATGGTGTGTTAGGGGATACGCAGCACTCAATTGAGCAGGTCGTGGCAGATAACCAGCAAGCTTTTAGACAGGGAAACGCAAATTTGATGATTGCAGGACAAACACTAATCTTGCGGCAGCATGACGTTGAACTGCCCCAGTCCGATGACATTTATTTCTTCTGA
- a CDS encoding flagellar assembly protein T N-terminal domain-containing protein, whose amino-acid sequence MILRVILKYLGISRCLLAVIFLVALGQGPSFADMVRVTGRAALIDGDTALAQRRALEDALYLAALAGGADVSGFSMADRGVLTGESVLVRPGSRILDYSVLRQGPSNNHYEVEIDAYVGAVPEIGCAMRPAVRLIAGHPQIHAGQRAPLWTDAALEQAHVSTIRLLESTPRVDLSTSDISFAPDPQARSNVPDGFDYRALLTGRANEPASTTSNIPDSARALHLSWHATAPSLNSHTLTVTLSAQIIDPAAPNRARQISTRQTVAISANTPWRTVNVLARRDASKVAEIVALKAAAELSNWLDDYACAPLQGELVAAGAGQFRINLGSRDGLTHQSLAFVEGHGQPWTVFRIVELTASSSTVSPLNINRAGRNLEGANVRFELGG is encoded by the coding sequence ATGATATTGCGGGTAATACTTAAGTATTTGGGTATTTCGCGATGCTTACTTGCCGTGATTTTTTTAGTTGCGCTTGGTCAAGGGCCTAGCTTTGCGGATATGGTCCGTGTAACAGGCCGTGCGGCTTTAATTGATGGCGATACAGCTCTTGCACAGCGCCGTGCTCTGGAGGATGCGCTCTACCTGGCAGCGCTAGCGGGCGGGGCGGATGTGTCCGGCTTTTCTATGGCAGACCGAGGGGTTTTGACAGGAGAGAGCGTACTTGTGAGGCCTGGTTCGCGAATTTTAGATTATTCAGTGCTGCGCCAAGGACCTTCAAATAATCACTATGAAGTTGAGATTGATGCCTACGTTGGTGCCGTGCCAGAAATTGGTTGTGCAATGCGGCCTGCGGTCAGACTGATCGCAGGCCACCCCCAAATTCACGCAGGCCAAAGAGCACCCTTATGGACGGATGCCGCCTTGGAGCAAGCACATGTCTCTACGATCCGCCTTTTGGAATCTACTCCAAGAGTTGATCTCTCTACGAGCGACATATCTTTCGCTCCAGATCCGCAAGCCCGCTCCAACGTGCCAGATGGTTTTGATTATCGAGCCCTCCTAACCGGCAGAGCTAACGAACCTGCATCAACCACATCCAATATACCCGACAGCGCCCGGGCCCTTCACTTGTCATGGCATGCCACAGCTCCTAGTTTAAATTCACATACGCTGACGGTGACACTCAGCGCTCAGATTATTGATCCTGCGGCACCCAACCGCGCACGACAGATATCGACTAGGCAAACTGTAGCGATCTCAGCCAACACGCCTTGGCGCACAGTGAACGTCCTAGCCCGTAGAGATGCCAGTAAAGTGGCTGAAATCGTAGCTTTAAAAGCCGCAGCTGAGCTATCTAATTGGTTGGACGATTATGCCTGTGCCCCATTGCAAGGTGAGCTGGTTGCCGCTGGTGCAGGGCAATTCAGGATTAATCTTGGTAGCCGCGATGGCCTTACGCACCAAAGCCTTGCGTTTGTGGAAGGTCATGGTCAACCTTGGACTGTCTTTAGAATTGTTGAACTAACAGCAAGTAGTTCAACCGTCAGCCCGCTAAATATCAACCGCGCAGGCCGCAACCTCGAGGGTGCGAACGTGCGTTTCGAATTAGGAGGTTAA
- a CDS encoding LPP20 family lipoprotein: MRNFAILKLIKPYIALTFVITLGACNLSQGHFLGLGGNVSPTQNVVAIESALNATEVQVARQVVPTITGTGYATISAQPAHNINQKRLMAIRVARLDAMRDLTEQVHGLSLGGQTTVVDAILQNDTTRASVQGTIRGARTLRINPVGSDTYEVVLELDRDMIGHILQSARQ; the protein is encoded by the coding sequence ATGCGTAATTTCGCGATACTGAAACTGATTAAGCCTTATATTGCGCTCACCTTTGTTATTACTCTCGGGGCATGCAACCTGTCCCAAGGCCATTTTCTTGGATTGGGTGGCAATGTGTCCCCAACACAAAATGTTGTAGCTATAGAATCGGCGCTAAATGCAACGGAGGTCCAGGTGGCTAGGCAGGTCGTTCCCACAATCACTGGGACTGGTTACGCAACGATTTCTGCGCAGCCCGCGCACAATATTAATCAAAAACGCCTTATGGCGATCCGAGTTGCTCGTTTGGATGCCATGCGTGACCTTACTGAGCAGGTTCATGGCCTAAGTCTTGGTGGTCAGACAACTGTGGTCGATGCTATCTTACAAAATGACACTACGCGCGCCTCGGTACAGGGAACAATTCGTGGTGCGCGGACATTACGTATTAACCCGGTTGGGAGCGATACCTATGAGGTCGTTCTGGAGCTAGATCGCGATATGATTGGTCATATCTTGCAATCAGCGCGGCAGTGA
- the flhA gene encoding flagellar biosynthesis protein FlhA, with amino-acid sequence MSASEPTSQLGELGRSLTGMALPLGIVMLVAMMVLPLPVFLLDIFFTLNIFMALLILMVALHTYRPVDFSSFPSLLLLATVFRLALNVASTRIVLSEGHNGTSAAGQVIEAFGAFVIAGNFVVGIFVFAILVIINLVVITKGAGRVSEVSARFTLDAMPGKQMAIDADLNAGVLTAEEATIRREDIGREADFHGAMDGASKFVKGDAVAGILILAINVIGGLAIGMLQHDLSVGEASELYILLSIGDGLVAQIPSLLLSIATAIIVTRVSSSQDMAEHIKGEVSMSRSWFPVAGVLALISAVPGMPTVLFGSAALAASVAAYFFRQQEKSAPRQGEEEAKEVVTDNNHDILKVVDVTDLSAVTLLLSYPLLSMIDNDDGGPLARRIITVRKEVSQSLGFVLPSIRIRDDLGLAANEYRIKIGQVVVAEDKIYPDLKLALPSGTSRVKIKGIDVKEPSFGIDAAWIPPEREAEAEADEYVIIEPETVLATHLSQILYKHASELIGQDDVQELLDNLSKVMPQLVQSVVPKLMPLHTLTAVLRQILRERIPVSDMRRILEMISEMASKNMSITETAEALRPHLIGLLIQQTTPLNTPLPVVTLVSSFEHLLINSAKQSEGDQLLLDGKLAEQMVQSLVRINEEQTEAGKKPFLVVSPQIRRKLSAFLRQHVADFPVLSFTELPDGRKVDVVATVSGEVDVAATGSGELELQP; translated from the coding sequence ATGAGCGCGTCAGAACCAACGTCGCAACTGGGGGAGTTAGGCAGGAGCCTAACAGGAATGGCCCTGCCTCTTGGTATTGTGATGCTGGTAGCAATGATGGTGCTGCCACTTCCAGTTTTCCTGCTCGACATTTTTTTTACGCTCAACATTTTTATGGCACTACTGATATTGATGGTGGCACTACATACTTATCGACCAGTCGATTTTTCTTCCTTTCCCAGCCTGCTTCTACTGGCCACAGTGTTTCGGCTGGCACTTAACGTGGCTTCTACCCGAATTGTACTTAGTGAGGGACACAATGGAACCAGCGCCGCGGGACAAGTGATCGAGGCCTTTGGTGCGTTCGTCATTGCAGGTAATTTCGTAGTTGGAATTTTTGTCTTCGCAATCCTTGTCATCATTAACTTAGTAGTGATTACCAAAGGTGCGGGCCGCGTTTCCGAGGTTTCTGCTCGCTTTACTCTCGATGCAATGCCCGGCAAACAAATGGCGATCGACGCTGACCTCAATGCTGGCGTACTGACTGCCGAAGAGGCTACAATACGCCGTGAAGACATTGGACGGGAAGCTGATTTTCACGGGGCCATGGATGGTGCATCAAAATTTGTGAAAGGTGATGCCGTTGCCGGCATCCTGATCCTCGCCATTAACGTAATAGGCGGACTTGCCATCGGGATGCTGCAACATGATTTATCTGTTGGCGAAGCGTCAGAACTTTATATCCTATTGTCCATAGGGGACGGCCTTGTGGCGCAAATCCCTTCACTTCTTCTGTCGATCGCAACTGCAATAATCGTGACGCGTGTATCCTCCAGTCAAGACATGGCAGAACATATTAAGGGTGAAGTCAGCATGTCACGCTCCTGGTTCCCAGTGGCAGGAGTTCTCGCTTTAATTAGTGCTGTTCCAGGCATGCCAACTGTTTTGTTCGGTAGTGCAGCGCTCGCCGCCAGCGTTGCGGCCTACTTTTTTCGACAGCAAGAAAAGAGCGCTCCACGACAGGGCGAGGAAGAAGCCAAAGAAGTCGTAACAGACAACAACCATGACATTCTGAAAGTCGTGGATGTGACTGACCTCTCCGCAGTGACGCTCCTGCTTAGTTATCCACTGCTGTCGATGATCGACAACGACGATGGCGGCCCCCTTGCCCGACGCATCATTACCGTACGCAAAGAGGTCTCACAATCGTTGGGCTTCGTACTTCCAAGCATTCGGATACGTGATGATCTTGGACTGGCGGCCAATGAATACCGAATTAAAATAGGTCAAGTAGTCGTGGCCGAAGACAAAATATACCCAGACCTCAAACTTGCCCTGCCCAGTGGGACTTCTCGGGTAAAGATTAAGGGAATCGATGTCAAAGAACCTTCCTTCGGTATCGACGCGGCTTGGATTCCACCAGAGCGTGAGGCCGAGGCCGAGGCTGATGAGTATGTTATAATCGAGCCTGAAACCGTGTTAGCGACACATCTGAGCCAGATCTTGTATAAACACGCGTCAGAATTAATCGGGCAGGACGATGTTCAAGAACTCCTCGACAACCTGTCAAAAGTAATGCCGCAATTGGTACAATCCGTAGTGCCTAAATTGATGCCGCTCCATACTTTGACTGCTGTGCTACGCCAAATTCTTAGGGAACGCATCCCAGTTAGCGACATGCGACGTATTTTAGAAATGATTTCCGAAATGGCTAGCAAAAACATGAGTATCACCGAGACAGCCGAGGCGCTACGCCCCCACCTTATAGGGCTCCTGATCCAACAAACCACTCCACTGAATACACCCCTGCCAGTTGTTACCTTAGTCAGCAGTTTCGAGCACCTTTTGATCAATTCCGCCAAGCAGTCTGAGGGTGATCAATTGCTGCTGGATGGCAAACTGGCCGAACAGATGGTGCAATCGCTTGTCCGCATAAATGAGGAACAAACTGAGGCTGGCAAGAAGCCTTTTCTCGTCGTCTCTCCACAAATTCGGCGCAAGCTGTCCGCCTTCCTACGCCAGCATGTGGCAGATTTCCCCGTGTTGTCCTTCACCGAACTGCCCGACGGACGAAAAGTGGATGTTGTCGCAACCGTCTCTGGCGAAGTTGATGTTGCTGCAACCGGCTCTGGCGAACTAGAATTACAGCCCTGA